The sequence CTCTTGCTCTCCGCGTGCGCTACGTCGGCGCCGAGCCCAAGAGAGAGCGTGCCCCGAAATCCGAAGATCGCCAACCTTCAGCGAGCAGTGAAGCTGCCTTGGGCTGACGGGGGGTGGTGCGTTGTCCACGAAGCGTCCAAGCCTTGGCCCGTGCTGGTGGAGAGGTGCTATCAGGCCCTCGACCATGACCAGATCGAGTTCCACGACACCACGGGAAGATGCGCGGTCGCCTCCGCTGGCGCCGCTGCCGTGGGCGTCGGGCTCTGCGTGCTGGCGGCTCCTGAGATCGTCGCGGGTGCCGTGATAGTCCTCGGAGTGGTGGTAGTGGCGGTTGCCATCCAGGAGGCGCTGGACGCGTATGAGCTACGCCACCCCTATCCCGAGGAAGCAGGCTCCTCACGAGGAACGAAGGTGTCATCCCGGGAAGGTGATGCGCAACGCAAGCCCAAGCTGAAGCCCGAGTCAGCGGGACAGGACTGGCAGCCTCCAGTGCCGCCTGTGCCCGTGAACCGGACAGGCCGCGCCAGTTGCGAGCCAGTTCCAGTGCCTCACGCTGGAAAGGACGATCCGCACAATGAGTGCGCCGACAAGTTCCCACCCAATCGTTATCCTGGAATGGACGTGCTCGTTGGCGGTGTGCGCTTCGATGCGTTGCAAGCCGGCGTGCGCGTACTGTGGGAGATCAAAACCCATCGATTTGATTCGTACAATGCCTTTGTCCGGAAGCAGGAGATCGAGAAGGAGTTTAATCAATTGAACAAGGAGCGGAAAGCTGCTGCGGCATGTGGGTATGCCTTTGTCGTTGGAGTGAGTTCCGAAAAGCACAAAGAGGCATTGTTCCAGTTGGACCGGACCCTCAATGTTGTCGTCACGGGATGCGAAAGATGAACACGCAAAACAGTCTTCGCATCATCATCTACGCACCAGCGCTTGTGGGAGAAGACCACCGCACAATCGATAGCGTCCGTGGAATGGAAAAGGCGCTTCCCGGCTTGCGCTTGGAGTGGCGACTCTCTAAAAGCGGGCGTCCCATCGCATTGCCGCACCGTGACGCGTGGCTCATAGAAGAGATTGAGGACGGCGGGTTCCCGATTATGTGCAATGGGGACGAGAGTTACCCCGTGACAGTGACAGGAAGGGAAAGAGCAGGATTCTTTAGCCCGGTTGGTCAGGCCCAATTTGAGGTCCATGCAGAATTGCCGCTAGACGCGGCCGTTATTGCGGCAGCGGCGGAGATGCTGGAGCGCGTTGCAGAAGGCGCGCGCGCTTTCTGGGGACAGGCAACGCCTGATGCCGCTGCGCTAGACATCGCGTATCAGACTGCCCCCACGCTGCGAGGGCCGCCATCCCCACGCCGGGGATTGCCCGCTCTCAAGCTCTTCGAGCACATCCGCGCGCCCGAGATTCCCTATTATCTCGGGTGGCTGAACTACTGGTCGGCCGCTGCCGCGCAGGCCATCGGGTTTCCGGACCCAGCCCGCGACGCCGAGCTGCTCTCACGGGCGTGGCGCACGGCGACGGGCGGGTGGGTCGTACAACTCACGGATACGCCGCTCGACCTCGACAACCCCGCCCACCTAGACGCGCTCAAGCTGGCCTACGAGCGCTTCCCCCAGATCGGCGGGCGCGACTCTCCGTGACCGCTCGGCTCGGGGCGCGCTGCGCGGATCCTGGCGATGGTAGGGGGCGAATCTAAGCGCCCAGACATCGATAATGTCCACCCCCGGGACGGTGCTTCTGCGGGTGGACAAGGCGGTGCGCGAGCATCGCGCACTGCGCCGCTAGCATCTACGGCTTCGCCCCTGGACAACATCTATGTCCGGGGGCTTAGATTCACCTGTCTCAGAGCGCTGACAATTCGAACGGGGCTGCGGTCAGGTCATCTCACGGCGCTGGCGCGCCCAGGTCTCGAAGCTCATGGGTGAAAGGCCGTAGGAACGTGCGATCTCGGGCCGTGCCAACACCGGGGCGACGTTCATGTACGTCAGGCCTTGCGCCACGCCGGGATGCAGGCCGGCCGCGACGGCCTCCTCGACCGTGCCGGACTGGACGACATACTCCTTGCTGTCGAGGCGAGAGAGGATCTCGGCGATCTGAGGAAGCGTGAGCAAGTCACCCGCGAGCTGCAGCGTCACGCCGTTGAACGTCACGGGATCGTTGATCGCCGCCGCAGCCGCCTGGCCGATGTCCTCCGGCGCGATCAGCGGGATGGGCCTATCGGTCCTGATCACCGTGAGCAACCGGCGCCCGTCGACGAAGCAGGCAGGATCCAGCATCGGTTGATCCATGAAGGTGGAAGGCAGGATGAGGGTCCAGCTCTTGAAGCCCGCTTTGCGGACGAGTTCGCAGGTGGCAAGCTTGTTCTCCCAGTACTCCTCGTGCGCCTTCCAGCGCCCCTCCGCCCAACCGTCGACGTTGCGGTGGTCGCCGACGCCGGACGTCGCGGTGTGTACGAACGTCCCGACGCCCTCGGCAAGCGCGGCCTCGACGAGGTGCCTCCCTTGCTGACGCTCCTTGCTGAAGTCGACACCGGCCGCGGACATGATCGGTGACTGCATCGAGAAGACCGCCCGCGCCCCGGCGCAGGCGGCGCGCAACGACGCCGGATCATCGAGGTCCCCGACGATTACCTCAGCGCCAGCCGCCGCGAGGGCCTTGGCATTTGGCTGCTCCGGATTGCGCACCATCACTCGCACCGATGTGCTGCCTTTGGCCAGCAGCGCCCGGGCGGTGGCGCCGCCCTGACGCCCTGTGGCGGCGGTGACGAGAACGGAATCTTTGCTGCGCATGGGCAGTTCCTCTCATAAGTGGGGGACCCCACCATTTATTTGAGTTAGATACGGAGGGGTACCCCATTTGTCAAGGAAGGCTTTCGTGAGAAGAAGCTCGCCATGGATCATGTGAAGCCGTTGCGAGCGGACGGGCGGCGCAACCGGGAACGGATTGTCGCGGCCGCCGCGGAGCTGGTCGGCAGGGATGGCGCGCAGGCGTCGCTTGAGGAGATCGCGCGGCGGGCGGGGGTGGGCTCGGCGACCCTGCACCGGCACTTCCCGTCGCGGCAGGCGCTGCTGGAGGCCGTGTTCCGCGATGGCGTCGCGCAGCTCTGTGCGCGGGCAGCCGCGCAAAGGGGCGAGGCCCCCGCCGATGAGTTGGCGGCCTGGCTCGAGGAATTGACGGTCTACACCGCGGCCAACCGCGGGCTTGCCGCTGCGCTGCTGACCGGCCCGGATGGCCTCTCGGCCGAAGAAATCTGCTGTACCGACATGCTGCTCGGCGTGTTGAACGTGCTGGTGGCACGGGCGTCAGCGGTGGGCGCGATTCACGCCGGTGCCACAACGGAGGACCTGATGATGCTGGCGAACGCGATCGCCGTCGCCAACGAGGACGATCCGCTCACCGCGCGCCGGGTGCTGCGCCTCGCGCTCACCGGCATCCGGCCGTGAAGGCAGCGACGTACACCTTACGCGGCCTGCCTGAACTCAACCCACTTCCCGGGGAACATCCGCCCGGGGGAGGATTGGACTACCAGCCGCAGTTGGCCGAGGGAACCGTGGCCCGGTGATTCCCATTGAGGGAGGCGGACTGTCCCCACACGAAACCGGGGCTGTTCTTGCGCGTCTCGAAGAAGCAACCCAACTGGTAGTCTTGGGCGCTGATCGACCGGGCCCACTCAGCGCACGTCTCGGCGGTCCAGCTCGCCGGAACGTTGATGGAGTCCCGGAAGACGCTGGGAACGACCGCACTGCACACCTTCTGTCCACCGGCAGTCCCTGGGGGCGGCGGCCTGGGGCTCGCGGCCACCGCCGGGTTGGCCAGGACCATCACCGTCACCATCCACGCCGCCGTGAGGATTCTTGAGTGCGTTGCCAAGGTGTTTCTCCTGTGGGGTCACGCGCTGGCCGCTCTGAGCCGCGCCGTGTACGAGGCTGCTGACCGCGCGGCCGGACACTTTATTCAGCGCGCAGGTGCCCGAGGAGCGCTTCAGCGACGGCCCAACCCACGCCGCGCAGTGGCTCCCACAGGAGGCCACATGTCACTGCCCCCTGAAGGACACGCAGGTGTTGTCCAGCAAGCACTGCCCGGAGGGGAGGGCCGGCAACCCGCAGGCCCGTACCTAACTTGAATCCCGGGTCTTCCACCGGAGCCACGCCCTCATGACCAGTGCCGTTCAGATGCCATCGAGGAGCGGAACGACCTCCGTGGCGGCGGCACCTCCGTGGGTCGTGTTCGATCACACCGTCGAGGGGCTCTTCCGCGTGGCCCTGCACGGGCGGCTGTCCGCGTCCACCGAGTCGAACCTGCGCCGGGCCGGGTTGGATCTGTCGAAAAAGCTGCTGCCGGCCTACTCCTTCGAGACGTGGAGGCGTTGCCTGGAGATCGTTGCCATGGATCTCTATCCGCACCTGCCCCCCGCCGAGGCCTGGCGGGCGATTGGCCGGACCATCGTGGATGGCGTGGGACGCACCGTGATCGGCCGGGCCACGCTGGCGGTGGCGCGGCTGCTCGGGCCGCTGCGGGCCCTCCGGCGGCTGCGGCACATGCTGCAGAGCGCGGACAACTACGTCGAGGCCTCCGTTACCGAGCGCTCCCCCTCCTGCGTCGAAGTGTCGATCAACGAGGTCATGGGGCATCCCACCTACTACCAGGGCATCCTGGAGGCGTGCCTCGGCATCACGGGCGCCCAGGGCGTTCAGGTGGACGTGCTCTCCTGCGAGGGCAACGGCGCCACCTTCCTCGTGGCGTGGAAGGGATAACTCCCTCGAGCGGACAACCTGCCTGAGCGCCCTGCCCCGCGCCTCTTGAGCCGCAGCGTGAGCGCACTCCGGACGTTGGACCGCATCGTTGGCAACAGCCTGACCCCATCACCAATGCCGTGCGCCGCACCCAAGCGCGCTGGACATGGGGGGAGCCGACTGGAAGCCCTGGGGAACGAGCCAGGGGCCTTCAAGCGGGCGATGGCCCACCAAGACGAAGGAGGCCATGCCAAAACGCAGGCCGCGTTCGTTTCTCGTGCCCCCTACCAAGACAGTCATTTCGCAATGACAGGCAATAATTCTTTACCGTGACACAATGACATTCATTGCATCTCTGGACATGCAGGGAATTCTCCCGGATGTCCAAGACTGCATCGCGCCTTGCCCCGCCGCCAGAGGCATGCTCCCGCCGCGCACCCCGCCGGTGCGGGGCCTGCGTTCCGGGGCCCGCTGCTGACACGCAGGACACCCTGCTGGAAGCTTCCAACCCAGAACGCCCGGCATGCCCCAAAGCGCTCCGGAGAGGGCAAGGGCGAGATGCCCCGCGGTCCGGTGTGAGTCCCGGTTTGCAACCTCCGGTGCCTTCCGGAATCTGAGCAGCGATTGGCCTCAAGTCCTTCTCCTGTCCCAAAGTGCAGCTCCTCGCGGGGCGCCTCACAAGGCAGACCAGCGCCTGATAGGACTTCCCGCCTGGCTTGACGTTCAGAGGACTGACTTTCCCTGGCACCGCGGTGGCGCCCAACCAGTCATTCCAGGGTCAGTAGTGCAACCACGAACCATGTCCAGATTGGTGGACGTGAGCGTCCATGGTTCACCGTCACGGCCCCGCATTC is a genomic window of Stigmatella erecta containing:
- a CDS encoding DUF6310 domain-containing protein encodes the protein MLVERCYQALDHDQIEFHDTTGRCAVASAGAAAVGVGLCVLAAPEIVAGAVIVLGVVVVAVAIQEALDAYELRHPYPEEAGSSRGTKVSSREGDAQRKPKLKPESAGQDWQPPVPPVPVNRTGRASCEPVPVPHAGKDDPHNECADKFPPNRYPGMDVLVGGVRFDALQAGVRVLWEIKTHRFDSYNAFVRKQEIEKEFNQLNKERKAAAACGYAFVVGVSSEKHKEALFQLDRTLNVVVTGCER
- a CDS encoding DUF5953 family protein produces the protein MNTQNSLRIIIYAPALVGEDHRTIDSVRGMEKALPGLRLEWRLSKSGRPIALPHRDAWLIEEIEDGGFPIMCNGDESYPVTVTGRERAGFFSPVGQAQFEVHAELPLDAAVIAAAAEMLERVAEGARAFWGQATPDAAALDIAYQTAPTLRGPPSPRRGLPALKLFEHIRAPEIPYYLGWLNYWSAAAAQAIGFPDPARDAELLSRAWRTATGGWVVQLTDTPLDLDNPAHLDALKLAYERFPQIGGRDSP
- a CDS encoding NmrA family NAD(P)-binding protein, with the protein product MRSKDSVLVTAATGRQGGATARALLAKGSTSVRVMVRNPEQPNAKALAAAGAEVIVGDLDDPASLRAACAGARAVFSMQSPIMSAAGVDFSKERQQGRHLVEAALAEGVGTFVHTATSGVGDHRNVDGWAEGRWKAHEEYWENKLATCELVRKAGFKSWTLILPSTFMDQPMLDPACFVDGRRLLTVIRTDRPIPLIAPEDIGQAAAAAINDPVTFNGVTLQLAGDLLTLPQIAEILSRLDSKEYVVQSGTVEEAVAAGLHPGVAQGLTYMNVAPVLARPEIARSYGLSPMSFETWARQRREMT
- a CDS encoding TetR/AcrR family transcriptional regulator, which codes for MDHVKPLRADGRRNRERIVAAAAELVGRDGAQASLEEIARRAGVGSATLHRHFPSRQALLEAVFRDGVAQLCARAAAQRGEAPADELAAWLEELTVYTAANRGLAAALLTGPDGLSAEEICCTDMLLGVLNVLVARASAVGAIHAGATTEDLMMLANAIAVANEDDPLTARRVLRLALTGIRP
- a CDS encoding DUF2378 family protein; the encoded protein is MAAAPPWVVFDHTVEGLFRVALHGRLSASTESNLRRAGLDLSKKLLPAYSFETWRRCLEIVAMDLYPHLPPAEAWRAIGRTIVDGVGRTVIGRATLAVARLLGPLRALRRLRHMLQSADNYVEASVTERSPSCVEVSINEVMGHPTYYQGILEACLGITGAQGVQVDVLSCEGNGATFLVAWKG